In Senegalia massiliensis, the genomic window GCATATCCAAAATTATATGGATCTTCTATACCATCTAACATTACAATAAAAGGATTATTATTATCTTCAATAAGGTTTTCTAAAGTTAAAAATTTCTTTTCGCTAACCTTAGCTATAATACCACCATGAGTTTTCCCCTTTGTCATATCATCAATTACTTCACTGTCTACTTTTTTTATTTTAATACCTTTTCTATCTATCCAACTAATAAAACTTTTAATTCTTCTACTCTTTTTATTTTTATCAACATAAATCCGACTAATTCTTCTACTTTTTGCTTTTATAGCAGATTCTATAGATAATTTTCCTTCTAATATATATTCTTTTGTCATGTAACCACCTTTCTTTATTATATATTATACTTTAATTTAATAAATATTAAAATATAAAAATAAAATGCGACAATTGTCGCATTTTACTAAGTTTTAATTGTAGATTCTATGATCAATTGCTCCTTCATACCAATATTTTCCTTAGTATCAACTAAATATTTACTAATCAATATCATATTACTAACCTCCTTTACCTTAAAATTTATTTATTAAATTCTATTTTAATATATTCATCTAATCCACAATCTCTTTTTATAGAACTCATATTTATTAGTCTATCAATTGTATTATGCATAATTTCACCTCCTATTATATAACTTAATTTTTTACTTTTCTTCATAAGAATCAATTTTATAACCTAATTCTTCTTCTATACCATCATAAACCTTAAACATAATATCACCACCTATACTCTTTAATGGCTAATACTTACATGATTCTATTTTTTTAAATAAATCTAATTCTGTTGATTCTTTTGAAACATTTACAATATTGCTAGTTTCAAATACTAAAAACATGATATCACCTCACCTCTTTATTAATATGTGTAACAACAATAGATTGTTACATTTATTACAAATAGACAACAAAAAACCGCAGTATTAACTGCGGTTTCTTCTAAAGACACAAAAATAGCCGCAGTTCTGCGGCTATTTAAATATCTAATTGTAAAAGTATATAAATAAATCGCAGTATTCCTGCGATGTTTATTACAAATATAATTTATGTAAAGCTAATTTAATTATAAATCGCAGGTCGTTTTTTATATTCAATTTTTTTAATTTTTAATTCATTTCTTATCATCATCTAAACGACCTCCTTTAATTTATTTGTTATAATTGTATCACATAAATTTTCCTATTACAACTATTTTTTTAGAAAATTTTTATTTTTCTTTATATATTCATCTACTCTTTTATTATATTCTTTCCTTATATTTTTTATTACTCTATTTTTAGCTGAATTATATTTTCTATCATCAACTACTTTTATCGGTAATACTCCGACAGATGTGCCACTCATAAAAATACCATCAATATTATTAAGCTCTTCTATTTTTAAATTTTTTTCAACTATATTTACATCTAAACTTTCACACGCTTTTAATATATTAGCCCTTGTAACTCCTAAAAGTACTTCTCCTTTTGGAGCTGTATAAACTTCATTTTCTTTTATAAAAAACATATTTGAACGACTTCCTTCTGTAATATATCCTTTTTCATCTATAAGTAATGCTTCATATGCATTTTTTTGTTTTAACTCTTCTTTTACTTTTGTTTTAAAAGTATTATTTACTTTCTTAACATTAGGTAAATCTCTCATAGCCTTAATTGTAATAGTAGCTACACCTTCATCATATATTCTTTCCTCTGGATAATTACTTTTTATAAAAAGGAATACAGATTCAAAATTATCACCATAATAATTTAATATAATTTTTATATTCATATTGAATTCATCATTTTTGCTTATAAGTTTATAAATATTTTCTCTTATGCTTTCTTCATTTATTTGAGATTCATATCCTATCAAATCAATAGATTTTTTTAATCTTTCTATATGTTCTTCTAGAAAAAGAGGTACTCCATTAATAACTCTAATAACCTCATATACTTTTTCTCCTTCTTTTAATTTTAATTCTTTATTATTAGACACTTCATTGTTATAAATAAAGAACTCTTTGTTAGTTTCTATATTCATTTCACACTACCACCTTTTTTACTTGATTTATACCTTTAGTATACCAAATATATTGATAATATAAAATCTAAAACCATATATTATATTGAATAAAATAACTCTACATACACAAAATATATTATAAGTACAAAATAATAAAAATACCCTTTACAAATGATTTTCATATGCTATAATAAAAGCAAAAGTTATTGTATACAATATTCAGTATCCAAAAAATAAATTTACTGGAGGTTTTAATATTGAATAAAGAATGGCAAGATTTTAAAACTGGTAATTGGACAGATGAAATAGATGTACGAGATTTTATACAAAGTAATTATA contains:
- a CDS encoding aminotransferase class IV → MNIETNKEFFIYNNEVSNNKELKLKEGEKVYEVIRVINGVPLFLEEHIERLKKSIDLIGYESQINEESIRENIYKLISKNDEFNMNIKIILNYYGDNFESVFLFIKSNYPEERIYDEGVATITIKAMRDLPNVKKVNNTFKTKVKEELKQKNAYEALLIDEKGYITEGSRSNMFFIKENEVYTAPKGEVLLGVTRANILKACESLDVNIVEKNLKIEELNNIDGIFMSGTSVGVLPIKVVDDRKYNSAKNRVIKNIRKEYNKRVDEYIKKNKNFLKK